The following proteins are encoded in a genomic region of Neoarius graeffei isolate fNeoGra1 chromosome 6, fNeoGra1.pri, whole genome shotgun sequence:
- the LOC132887711 gene encoding tubulin beta-3 chain yields the protein MWALGVTYFLWRHEAGHCSKFWEVISDEHGIDPTGNYVGDSDLQLERISVYYNEASSSKYVPRAILVDLEPGTMDSVRSGAFGHLFRPDNFIFGQSGAGNNWAKGHYTEGAELVDSVLDVVRKECENCDCLQGFQLTHSLGGGTGSGMGTLLISKVREEYPDRIMNTFSVVPSPKVSDTVVEPYNATLSIHQLVENTDETYCIDNEALYDICFRTLKLATPTYGDLNHLVSATMSGVTTSLRFPGQLNADLRKLAVNMVPFPRLHFFMPGFAPLTARGSQQYRALTVPELTQQMFDAKNMMAACDPRHGRYLTVATVFRGRMSMKEVDEQMLAIQSKNSSYFVEWIPNNVKVAVCDIPPRGLKMSSTFIGNSTAIQELFKRISEQFTAMFRRKAFLHWYTGEGMDEMEFTEAESNMNDLVSEYQQYQDATAEEEGEMYEDDEEESEAQLQK from the exons TTCTGGGAGGTGATCAGTGACGAACATGGCATCGACCCCACTGGAAACTATGTGGGTGACTCAGACCTCCAGCTCGAGAGGATCAGCGTTTACTACAACGAAGCTTCCT CCTCCAAATATGTTCCCAGAGCCATACTGGTGGATCTGGAGCCAGGCACCATGGACAGCGTACGATCTGGAGCTTTTGGCCATCTCTTCAGACCTGATAACTTCATTTTCG GTCAAAGTGGCGCAGGTAACAACTGGGCTAAAGGTCACTACACAGAAGGAGCGGAGCTAGTGGACTCGGTCCTGGATGTAGTGCGGAAGGAATGTGAGAACTGCGACTGCCTCCAGGGTTTCCAGCTCACCCACTCCCTCGGAGGGGGCACAGGCTCTGGCATGGGCACGCTGTTGATCAGCAAAGTGAGAGAAGAATATCCCGATCGCATCATGAACACCTTCAGCGTGGTCCCTTCCCCTAAAGTGTCTGACACCGTGGTGGAGCCCTACAATGCCACGCTATCCATCCACCAGCTGGTTGAGAACACAGACGAGACATACTGCATTGACAACGAAGCCCTATACGACATTTGCTTCCGCACACTCAAGCTGGCCACACCCACTTACGGTGACCTCAACCACCTGGTCTCAGCTACCATGAGTGGAGTCACGACCTCACTGCGCTTCCCAGGCCAACTGAATGCTGACCTGCGCAAGCTGGCCGTCAACATGGTCCCCTTCCCTCGCCTGCACTTCTTCATGCCTGGATTCGCTCCTTTGACAGCACGTGGCAGCCAACAGTACCGTGCTCTTACTGTTCCTGAGCTCACACAGCAGATGTTTGATGCCAAAAACATGATGGCCGCTTGCGATCCACGTCACGGACGCTACCTCACCGTGGCCACCGTATTCCGAGGCCGCATGTCCATGAAGGAAGTGGATGAGCAGATGCTGGCTATCCAGAGCAAGAACAGCAGCTATTTTGTCGAATGGATCCCCAACAATGTCAAGGTTGCCGTGTGCGACATTCCACCCCGGGGCCTCAAGATGTCCTCCACCTTCATTGGCAACAGCACGGCCATCCAGGAGCTGTTCAAACGCATCTCCGAGCAGTTCACAGCCATGTTCAGGCGTAAGGCTTTCTTGCATTGGTACACTGGTGAAGGTATGGATGAAATGGAGTTCACTGAGGCTGAAAGCAACATGAACGACCTGGTGTCTGAGTACCAGCAGTACCAAGATGCCACAGCtgaggaagaaggagagatgtatGAGGATGATGAGGAGGAGTCAGAGGCCCAGCTTCAAAAGTAA